The genomic window CGCATGTCGACCATGCCGGGGAGTCTCCTACATCCACCAACGGCAGCGCACGCGATAATCGGCTGCGCAACCGCGTCCGCCGCGTGCACAGACAGCTGCTCGGGGGGGGAGCCTGGACGGGACGCTCCCAGTCGTACCGATACACGTAACGGCCAAGGCAGTTGGCGAGCGGATCGCTCTCCTCAGAAACAAGCACGCACTCATTCCGGCAGCAGACGTGCCGTCGACCGGGCGATCGCCCGCGCCGGAGATCCGGCGCGGCGCAGCATTGCGCCTCCCGGCCAATGTGCCAGTCTGAGCCAATGCGTGCACTTTTGGTGTACCCGGCCATCGCGGTTGTGGCCCTGGCGGGCGCGATGCTCGTCCCCTCGTGTGAAACGGACCGCGGCTCACCGCTCCGGCGGCAGGCCGCCGCCAGGCCCGCCGCCGATCGCGTCGAGCAACTGGGGGTCAAGGTCCTCGAAACCCTGCCTCATGACCCCAAGGCCTACACCCAGGGCCTCGAGATGAGGGGCCGCACGCTCTACGAGGGGACCGGCATGGCCGGGGAGTCGTCGATCCGTCTGGGTCCGCCCGGCCGGCCTCCCACCGTCCGTGCCGACCTGCCGACACCCCTGTTCGGGGAGGGAATCACCGTTCTCGGGCCGACACTGTGGCAGTTGACCTGGCGCGACCACGTCGCGATCGAACGCGACGCCAGGACACTGGCGGAGCTGCGCCGGGTCCCCTACGCGCAGGAGGGCTGGGGTGTGTGCCACCAGCCCCGGCGCGGGCGGCTGGTCACCAGTGACGGCTCTTCCCGGCTCACGTTCCGGGACCCGCGGACGCTGGCCGCAACGGGGGACATCGCCGTCACCCTCCACGGTCGCCCGGTGCCACAGCTCAACGAGCTGGAATGCGTGGGCGGCAGCGTGTACGCCAATGTCTGGCCCTCCAACCGGATCGTGCGCGTCAACGCCGACACCGGCTCGGTGACCGCGGAGATCGACGCGTCAGGGCTGTTGGCTTCGAGGCAACAGCACACCGACCTTCTGAACGGCATCGCCGCCGTCCCCGGCACCGACGAGTTCCTGCTCACCGGCAAATGGTGGCCCAAGATGTTCCGGGTGGCCTTCGTCGCCAGGTGATCCAGCCCACATCTGGAAGGCTTCCCGGCGAAAGCCGGCAGCAGCGGCGGGAGACCAGCAGCTTCAACGAAGAAATGGATTCCCGACTGGAGGCCGCTGAGCGGCGAAGTGTCGTCGCGTCGGCCATCTGCCTGCACCCTCTGCGCCGACCTCCGGGTGCCAACGGCTCACCCGCCTGAGCGTTGGTGCGGAGGCGGCGGGCGTGCACGGCGGGGCGCCAAAGCGGAACGGGGGCGTCATACAACCGCAAGTGATGTCTTGTGTGTCAAACAGGTGCCGTCGGCGCAGCGGCCCGGCCTGCCCGACGAAACGACAACCCGTCACACCACCAAGGGAGTTCACGTGCGCAAGCGTTCACCGGCGGCCCGCCTGACCACGACCGCAGTCCTCACCCTGGCCATCACCGGCGCGGGTGTGCTGCCCGCCCACGCATACGACCGCGCACCCGGCGTTTCCGGGGACGCGGCCTATCGGCTGGACATCTCGGCCGACAGACTCACGACCGACTACGACGAGCGGACGGTCGATCTGACCGGTGTGTTGACCCGGCCCGACGGCACTCCCGTGGCCGACGCGCCGGTCGAGGTCGGGCAGTCCGTGCTCTACAACACCTGGAACCCATGGGGGGATCCCATCGATCCGACCGAGCGGGAGAGCCGGAGTCTGGGGACCGTACGGACCGACGACCAAGGGCGGTTCACGCTGTCCGGGGTATCGGCGGACCGGTGGGAGGAGAGGGCGAGTCTCTTTCTCAGTCCTCGTCATGAGGTGGAGTTCCACGCCTCCTACGATCCCGCGGAGGACCCGACGGACCGCGACATTGTCTTCGCCCGTGCGGGGGTTGCCGTCAAGCCCGTCGCCAGCGGCATCACGTACAAGGTCAACAAGGCCAGGGTGCGTGCCGGGGACACACTCGTCGTCACCGGGAAGGTGACCTGGCCCGCCGGGCACGGGCCGGTCGCCGGTACGCGGGTGTTCCTGCGGACGTACTTCGAGAGCCAGTACAACGCGCAGACCACGACCGACGCCAAGGGGAACTTCACCGTCCGGGCCAAGATCCGGGGATACGACAGGGAGTTCGTGATCCTCTCGGCCCCTGCCGACTACTACATCGCCAAGGCGAGCAAGGCCCTTCCGGTGAGGAACGTCACGCCGTAGGACCTGATCCGCCGGGACAGACCCCAACGCGCCACCCACCACGAGACGTTGGCAGCGGCCCCTGCATCACAGAACCTTCCAGGAGTCGGGGCGGTGAGGACCGCTCGGAGTGGTCCCGCCTCCGCCGGCGGAGCGGGGGCCGTACATCCTGCGAACCGTCGGCAGATCGTTTGCGCTAACGCGAGTGCCCGGAGTCGCTGATCTTGTGTGACAGGAGTTTCACGGACGCGTCCCGGTTGCGTACCCCCCGACGACTGGCCGAAATCTGACGGCTAGCCTGACCGCGATCAAGACGTCCGAGGGACGTCGGCAGCATCCGGGCAAAAACGGGAACGGGGAACCGACATGGGCAGACGTGACGGGCACACGGTGTCACGCAGGCAGGCGCTCAGGCTGGCCGGGACGGGCCTCGGCCTGGCCGTGCTGGGGGCAGGCGCATGGGGGTGCACCCCCGAAGAGGAAACGAGCGCGTCAGGCGGCGACACAACTCCTGGCGGAGGCAAGGGAGGTGACACCGACAAGGGCGGTGACACCTTCAGCACCCCGCCCCCGGGCACCGCGCCCAAGCCTCTGTGGCAGCAGAAGACAACCAACCAGAACTTGGCCGGGATCCACGCGCTCGCGGTCTTCGGCGACACAGTCGTGGTGTCGGGTGACCCGCTGGTGGGACGTGACGTCGTCAGCGGCAAGGAGAAGTGGTCACGGCCGGGCGTCACCATTCCCGGCGCCAAGCTGATCGCCGGCGGCGGGACGCTCTATCTCGCCAGCGCCGAGTACGACGGCGACGTGGTGGGCCTCGATGCGGCCACGGGCAAGGAGACCTGGCGCAGCCGCCTGGGCAAGGAGTACGAGCAGCCGCGCCCCATCGCGGCCGACGACCGCCATGTCTACGTCCTCGCCGGGATCCTGGAGGAGGACCTCTCGTCGCCGACCAACGTGATCGCCGCGATCGACACCACCTCCGGCAAGGTCGCCTGGCGTGAGCAGCGCGACAAGGGGACAGAGGAGTTCGGCATCACGGCCGCGGTCGTCGGCGGGCGCCTCGCGTACACCGATTTCCGGAAGAACGTGACCGTCCGCGACACGACGACGGGCCGGCAGCTCTGGACGAAGAAGATCGGCAGATCCAACTACTACCGCTTCGCCGTGCACGAGGACATGCTGATCGTGCCGGACGGGCAGCGGCTGCGGGCGTTCGCGCTGGCCTCGGGCACGGAGCGCTGGTCGTTGGCGAATGAGAAGTTCACGTGGTTCAACGATCCGCAGGTCCTGGACGGGGTGCTCTACGCCTCCGACAGCGCGTTCGGCATGTGGGCGGTGGACCCCGGAACGGGCAAGCAGATCTGGCACAACAAGGACCTGGTGGGCAAGGCTGCGGAGGCGTGGCAGTTCGCCAAGGTGGGCGGCACGCTGTACGGCGCGACCGAGCACGACAAGAACGGCGGCGTGCACGCCTTCGACACGGCGACCGGGAAGCTGCGCTGGACGTACAACGACAAAACCGGTGAGAACCAGAAGTGGTACGTGCTCCCGGCGGGCAAGCGGCTGGCCGTGATGCACGGCAAGCGGCTGTACGCGCTGCCGGCCGTCTGAGCCGGCGGAGGCGGGCGGGTAGCGCCGTTGGCGGGAGCCTGACCACACCCGGCGTCGGCCGCAGGACAGGGCAGGGCGTCATGGGTCGGGCCGCGGGAGGCGCGTCGTGGTGTGCGGCGCCCTGCCCTTGCGGGCGCCGCACACCACGCCCGTCGCCCCAGGAGGTTGCCCAGGGTTGTCGCGAGCGCCTGGCCGCCTTCCTGGATCGCCGACAGACGGTCCGTCGGCGGGCCGCGCATGCCCAGGCCCGCCCGTTCACGTCGGAGTCCCCAGCTCAGGCGCTCGGTCATGACGTTGCTCTCGTCCCCAGCGCCGCCTGATCTGCCAGCTCACCCAAGTACTGGCCATCGAACGCGTCAGCATGCCCCCTGGAGCTGGGGGACTTTCCGTTTCAGTTACTGAGGTCACCGCCAGCAGTGGATCACCGGTTGGTGCATCTGCCGGCCGCCACCGACTCGCCCGACTGCTCCGGGCGTACGCCGCAGGGGCAGTTCGGTCCGCTGCAGCACCTCGTGGTCGAGGTAGCGCAGGCCACCTGTGCCGCACAGGTAACTCGTGATCGACACCAGCGACATCGGCGCCTTCCTCGGCCTTCACGTCGGCAAGGGCGAGCACCACGGCACCGCGCTGACCCCGGCCGGGACGAAGGCACTCGACGAGCGGCTGCCCGACAGCGAGCCGAAACCGCGCGAGGTCTTCGCCAGGCTGCAGGCCAAGCACGGCACCATGTTGGTGGTCGTCGACCAGCGCGCCTCGATCGGTGCCCCGCCGCCGGCCGTGGCCCGCGATGCGGGCTGCGAGGTGGCCTGTCTGCCGGACTGACCCTACGGCGGATCGCCGACCTGTACCCCGGCGAGGCCAAGACCGACGCCCCCGAAACCCGGTTGAACGGTGACCGTTCAGCGTCTATCTTCGGCGGTGATCGGCGTGTAGCTCAGCAGGAGAGCACCGGGCTCTGGACCCGGAGGGCGCAGGGGCGGAACCTGCCACGTCGGCTTATGAACGACAACGCTGAGCAGCAGCCCCTCACCCCGCTCCCGTCCTATGCGGCGGTGCAGCTGGCCAAGGCCTTCACAACCGCGCTGACCCACGAGGACGCCGACACCCGGCGCCGCGCAGAGGTGCGCGGGCAGCGCTGGCGGGAGGTCCTCGCGGGCTTGGCCGCGGGCCGGCTGACGGTCGGTTCGCGCACCCCGGTCGCGGGGCTTCCGGCCTGGGTGACCCCTGAGGTGGTGCGGGGCGGCTTCGCCACCGGGACCGCGAGCGCGGGCGGTCCGCTCCAGCCGTACGAGTTCGAGGCCGCGCGGGGTTTCGGGGTGCCCGCCGAGCGGCGCGCGCTCTTCGGCCATTGCCTCACCGAGCCCGGGCTCGCCTGGCTGTGGACCCGGCTGGACAGCGGCCACTACGAGATCGGCCTGCCGGAGGAGGCGGCGCTGCTCACCATGGCGTGGCTGGTGCGGCACGGGGAGACGGACGCCGCGCTGGACCTCGCGGCGGAACTGGAGCCGTTCGCCGACCGGCTGCGGTTCCTGCCCCGCCCGGCGGACGGGCCCGCGCCGGACGCCACCGCGGCCGTCCACCGGCACACCGCCTCCGACGCCGTCGACACGCTGATACGGCGGCGGCCGAACGCGGCCGTCGAGACCCAGCGCGAGGCGCTCGCCGTCTGGCAGCCGTTCGGCGACGAGCTGCTCGTTCACTGGCTGCGGACGGCGCGGGACGGCCGGGTCCTCGAACTCGCGCCGGACGCCGACTGGTTGGCGTGCGGCGAGGTCCTGCTCGACCGCTACCGGCTGCTCGCCGCGGAGCACACCCGCTGCACCAAGCACCGCAACCCCAAGGAGAACCTGGGCATTCTGCTCGGCGCGCTGGAGGAGATCGTCGCCGGACGGCCACTGGACGCGCGCCGGCTCGGCCTGCTGCGGCATGCGGTGGAGTCCATGGTGCGACGGCGCGGTCTGCCCGGCTCCGCCGGGCACACAGCCCTGCGCCGGAGCCAGGCCGAGCAGGCGGCGCGCCCCTCCCACCACGCCCTGGCCCAGCTGATGGTGCGCCGCCTGGCCGTACTCCCCCAGGAGACGGGCATCCGCGATGTCGCCCCGCTCCTTCGCGCGGTGACCGAGGAGGAGAGCCGGGAGACCGGGCTGCCCACCGGGGCTGCCGTACCGCCCACGATCGGCCAGGTGGTCGAGTCCGCACTGAGCGCCCCGCTCGGCACACTCGTGGAGCGGGGCGTCGTCCCCTCCGCCGAGGTCCTGGCCGAGCTGGTACCCCAACTGGTCGCCGCCACCACCGCGCA from Streptomyces sp. DSM 40750 includes these protein-coding regions:
- a CDS encoding glutaminyl-peptide cyclotransferase, whose amino-acid sequence is MRALLVYPAIAVVALAGAMLVPSCETDRGSPLRRQAAARPAADRVEQLGVKVLETLPHDPKAYTQGLEMRGRTLYEGTGMAGESSIRLGPPGRPPTVRADLPTPLFGEGITVLGPTLWQLTWRDHVAIERDARTLAELRRVPYAQEGWGVCHQPRRGRLVTSDGSSRLTFRDPRTLAATGDIAVTLHGRPVPQLNELECVGGSVYANVWPSNRIVRVNADTGSVTAEIDASGLLASRQQHTDLLNGIAAVPGTDEFLLTGKWWPKMFRVAFVAR
- a CDS encoding acyl carrier protein is translated as MRKRSPAARLTTTAVLTLAITGAGVLPAHAYDRAPGVSGDAAYRLDISADRLTTDYDERTVDLTGVLTRPDGTPVADAPVEVGQSVLYNTWNPWGDPIDPTERESRSLGTVRTDDQGRFTLSGVSADRWEERASLFLSPRHEVEFHASYDPAEDPTDRDIVFARAGVAVKPVASGITYKVNKARVRAGDTLVVTGKVTWPAGHGPVAGTRVFLRTYFESQYNAQTTTDAKGNFTVRAKIRGYDREFVILSAPADYYIAKASKALPVRNVTP
- a CDS encoding outer membrane protein assembly factor BamB family protein, whose product is MGRRDGHTVSRRQALRLAGTGLGLAVLGAGAWGCTPEEETSASGGDTTPGGGKGGDTDKGGDTFSTPPPGTAPKPLWQQKTTNQNLAGIHALAVFGDTVVVSGDPLVGRDVVSGKEKWSRPGVTIPGAKLIAGGGTLYLASAEYDGDVVGLDAATGKETWRSRLGKEYEQPRPIAADDRHVYVLAGILEEDLSSPTNVIAAIDTTSGKVAWREQRDKGTEEFGITAAVVGGRLAYTDFRKNVTVRDTTTGRQLWTKKIGRSNYYRFAVHEDMLIVPDGQRLRAFALASGTERWSLANEKFTWFNDPQVLDGVLYASDSAFGMWAVDPGTGKQIWHNKDLVGKAAEAWQFAKVGGTLYGATEHDKNGGVHAFDTATGKLRWTYNDKTGENQKWYVLPAGKRLAVMHGKRLYALPAV